In Hemicordylus capensis ecotype Gifberg chromosome 3, rHemCap1.1.pri, whole genome shotgun sequence, one DNA window encodes the following:
- the LOC128349138 gene encoding uncharacterized protein LOC128349138 isoform X1 produces MPMLFTVDLTNTQDGLRNLTESALEEEPEPAPTRLSRLKRKAKSKDVVSHEQHQPGHMAPRDSNVEVQPAYKKPRKAILEPEHEPGVRDVQELNFQDNEFLASMARVTEHIETLIRTRAVAFERKAEAEQHLEQAKRIIRKQMAVISDTSQQLQCLKTRANPVCDFVDRNKKDQPYPVCIQVGGGSASSHQPGGYRNASDSSDEFEPSEESPSGPGPQNAFTEQCETQNGSSLGEASDVGPNATPKERATHSGASRGGLAFDVGPAAGSQQFSSEEAAGISEETPPVDLQFIQRYNRSYARFNGTEMYYEFKFVNLDRVHSFCDALSGMHSAIQRVWDNINNHIEPGDFVQLRLRAPGISNPLYSARRQAGHLNAEAFLSVISNLLQSYAQILADGVLTLAAIVITPPRGAGRRHIKSIPYSSIIQKKRLHLIDVPMPNTALCFAASLMAVLDLRATATQIKKGAKKLYQDLGWSEQKQVSYADVETVETHMKVNIVVVQWGTSGWSILKTPEQKYLKTCFLLLHKDHYYGVKNIKGFFGTRNFCYVCYTPYRHTHDCLMRCHRCLEAGCVKHVGRVIRCPKCKMQCRSHECLGKHMKLAAMGRVECIPHDLCEKCFRYVEAGHETERICRGKQCRVCYEYLSPGVEHACYIPRLQYPEISVKYVFYDCECRQEDGIHVPNYIYAKAFEGEPVEPVKAYQEKQKDWEKWGPQGDYWEFKGDKCLNEFVLHFTSDNKFMGCTFLAHNSRSYDGILILRELINDGLDVELLTQGGKLLCITVTKNDIKFIDSLCHLPMALAKLPKAMGFQGCKGYFPHFFNKKENESYVGNMPDPQDYGVDAMKPADREEFMKWYEENKSKTFDMQKELAYYCQKDVDILMQACTKYRHELVEMTWDVVDKRMGRKNARVLVGIDPFQYPTLASVCLRMYRYKYLKDEEIAIPAPDNYHHQCKRFSTMSIQWLEYIAHRENIHIQHALKGGAFKVDITQELQEASGGVKAYYLDGYSVNGGKKCAFEFNGCFYHGCVTCYSAHKQHPMLSETYGFLYNASERKADDLKRMGFEVGCIWEHEWRDMVKGDQKVVDFLKQQGFPEPLEPRDALFGGRTGCVSLYYEAKEGEQIHYSDFTSLYPFIMRNRQFPIGHPKVIYDDFRPLSEYFGIAKVKVYPPRHLFFPVLPVKVNGKLMFPLCSLCADSQQLEQCRHNDEERALVGTWCTVELNVAVAKGYRVAQI; encoded by the exons AAGAACCTGAACCAGCCCCCACACGTCTAAGCAGattgaagagaaaagcaaagagtaagg ATGTAGTATCCCATGAACAGCATCAACCTGGACACATGGCGCCCAGGGACTCCAACGTGGAGGTGCAGCCAGCCTACAAAAAACCCAGAAAGGCTATCCTGGAACCTG aacatgaaCCGGGGGTCCGTGATGTCCAAGAGTTGAACTTCCAAGATAACGAGTTCTTGGCCAGTATGGCACGTGTTACAGAACACATAGAGACATTGATAAGAACTAGGGCTGTGGCTTTTGAACGCAAGGCCGAAGCTGAGCAACACCTTGAACAAGCAAAACGCATCATACGTAAACAAATGGCCGTGATTAGTGATACTTCACAACAGCTACAATGTCTAAAGACACGTGCAAACCCTGTGTGTGATTTcgtagacagaaataaaaaagatcaaccataccctgtctgcatacaggtggggggagggtccgCATCTAGCCACCAGCCAGGAGGGTATAGGAATGCTTCTGATTCTTCAGACGAATTTGAACCATCCGAGGAGTCACCTAGTGGCCCCGGTCCTCAGAATGCTTTTACTGAACAGTGTGAAACCCAGAATGGGTCCTCTCTAGGTGAGGCTTCTGATGTTGGCCCGaatgccacccccaaagagcgggctacccacagcggagcttctcgaggaggcttggcgttcgatgttggacctgcagctggttcccaacagttctcttctgaagaagcagcaggcatttcTGAAGAAACCCCACCTGTGGATCTTCAGTTTATACAGCGTTATAATAGGAGCTATGCACGCTTTAATGGAACTGAAATGTATTACGAAttcaagtttgtgaatttggacagAGTACACTCCTTTTGTGATGCGCTATCTGGGATGCATTCTGCTATTCAAAGGGTTTGGGATAATATAAACAATcatatagaaccaggggactttGTACAGCTCAGATTGCGAGCGCCAGGGATTTCAAACCCCCTTTACTCAGCAAGGAGACAGGCAGGCCATCTGAACGCTGAGGCATTCCTAAGCGTTATatctaacctgcttcaaagttatgCACAAATTTTAGCTGATGGTGTATTAACACTGGCTGCGATTGTCATCACACCCCCACGAGGAGCCGGTCGcaggcatataaaatcaataccctatagcagcattatacagaaaaagagGCTGCATCTGATAGATGTCCCCATGCCTAACACAGCCCTCTGTTTtgcagcgagtctcatggctgttcTAGATTTGAGAGCCACCGCTACACAGATAAAAAAGGGAGCAAAAAAGTTGTACCAGGATCTTGGGTGGAGTGAGCAAAAACAAGTGTCTTATGCAGACGTGGAAACCGTAGAGACACATATGAaggtcaatattgttgttgtgcaATGGGGAACTTCTGGATGGAGTATTTTAAAAACTCCTGAACAGAAGTACCTCAAaacctgttttctgttacttcataAGGATCATTATTATGGGGTTAAGAACATCAAAGGGTTTTTTGGGaccagaaatttttgttatgtctGCTACACGccctacagacacacacacgactgTTTGATGAGGTGCCACCGCTGTTTAGAGGCTGGCTGTGTAAAACACGTGGGGCGTGTAATCAGatgccccaaatgcaagatgcAGTGTAGATCACATGAGTGTCTAGGAAAGCATATGAAGCTCGCCGCCATGGGGCGGGTAGAATGCATCCCGCATGACCTATGTGAAAAGTGCTTCCGCTATGTCGAGGCGGGTCATGAAACTGAACGCATCTGTAGGGGAAAGCAGTGCCGTGTCTGTTATGAGTACCTTTCCCCCGGGGTAGAACACGCGTGTTACATTCCACGTCTACAGTACCCCGAGATAtcagtaaaatatgtgttttatgactgcgaatgcaggcaggaggatgggatCCACGTCCCAAACTATATTTATGCCAAGGCCTTTGAAGGGGAGCCTGTGGAGCCTGTTAAAGCatatcaagagaaacagaaagattgggagaagtgggggccccaaggggatTATTGGGAATTTAAGGGAGATAAATGTCTGAATGAGTTTGTATTACATTTTACATCAGATAATAAGTTTATGGGGTGCACTTTTCTGGCTCACAACTCGCGGAGCTACGATGGCATTTTGATACTGAGAGAGCTAATCAATGACGGCCTCGATGTAGAGCTGCTCACACAGGGGGGGAAACTGCTGTGTATAACAGTTACAAAAAATGACATAAAATTTATAGATTCCCTATGCCACCTACCCATGGCTCTAGCAAAACTCCCCAAAGCTATGGGTTTTCAGGGCTGCAAGGGctatttcccacatttctttaataaaaaagaaaatgagagttaTGTTGGGAATATGCCAGACCCCCAGGACTACGGTGTGGATGCTATGAAgcctgcagatagggaagaattcatgaagtggtatgaggaaaacaaatcaaaaacgTTTGATATGCAGAAGGAATTGGCCTATTACTGTCAGAAAGATGTAGACATCCTgatgcaggcctgtacaaaatatagacatgaatTGGTTGAGATGACATGGGATGTCGTTGATAAACGTATGGGGAGGAAAAATGCCAGGGTGCTGGTGGGTATCGACCCCTTCCAATACCCTACACTTGCTAGTGTGTGCTTAAGAATGTACCGCTACAAGTATCTGAAAGATGAAGAGATCGCCATACCGGCCCCAGATAACTACCATCATCAGTGCAAAAGATTCTCAACTATGTCCATTCAATGGTTGGAATACATAGcccacagggaaaacatacatattcaACACGCTTTGAAAGGGGGTGCGTTTAAGGTTGATATTACTCAGGAGCTTCAGGAGGCGTCGGGGGGTGTTAAGGCATACTATTTAGATGGTTAttctgtgaatgggggaaagaaatgcgCTTTTGAATTTAATGGCTGCTTTTATCACGGGTGTGTAACCTGTTATTCAGCACACAAACAGCACCCCATGTTGTCGGAAACCTATGGTTTTCTCTACAATGCTAGTGAGAGGAAAGCAGATGACTTAAAACGCATGGGGTTTGAAGTCGGTTGTATATGGGAGCATGAGTGGCGTGACATGGTCAAGGGGGATCAGAAGGTGGTagattttctgaagcagcagggatttccagaaccTCTGGAACCTAGAGATGCGTTGTTTGGGGGCAGGACAGGCTGTGTGAGTCTGTATTATGAGGCgaaggagggagaacagattcaCTACTCAGATTTTACCTCTCTCTATCCTTTTATCATGCGAAATCGCCAGTTTCCCATAGGACACCCTAAAGTAATTTATGACGATTTTAGACCACTCTCTGAATATTTTGGAATTGCCAAGGTGAAGGTATACCCACCGCGCCATCTCTTTTTCCCTGTCCTCCCTGTCAAAGTGAACGGGAAGCTCATGTTTCCGCTGTGCAGTCTCTGTGCAGACTCACAGCAGCT
- the LOC128349138 gene encoding uncharacterized protein LOC128349138 isoform X2, which translates to MPMLFTVDLTNTQDGLRNLTESALEEEPEPAPTRLSRLKRKAKNVVSHEQHQPGHMAPRDSNVEVQPAYKKPRKAILEPEHEPGVRDVQELNFQDNEFLASMARVTEHIETLIRTRAVAFERKAEAEQHLEQAKRIIRKQMAVISDTSQQLQCLKTRANPVCDFVDRNKKDQPYPVCIQVGGGSASSHQPGGYRNASDSSDEFEPSEESPSGPGPQNAFTEQCETQNGSSLGEASDVGPNATPKERATHSGASRGGLAFDVGPAAGSQQFSSEEAAGISEETPPVDLQFIQRYNRSYARFNGTEMYYEFKFVNLDRVHSFCDALSGMHSAIQRVWDNINNHIEPGDFVQLRLRAPGISNPLYSARRQAGHLNAEAFLSVISNLLQSYAQILADGVLTLAAIVITPPRGAGRRHIKSIPYSSIIQKKRLHLIDVPMPNTALCFAASLMAVLDLRATATQIKKGAKKLYQDLGWSEQKQVSYADVETVETHMKVNIVVVQWGTSGWSILKTPEQKYLKTCFLLLHKDHYYGVKNIKGFFGTRNFCYVCYTPYRHTHDCLMRCHRCLEAGCVKHVGRVIRCPKCKMQCRSHECLGKHMKLAAMGRVECIPHDLCEKCFRYVEAGHETERICRGKQCRVCYEYLSPGVEHACYIPRLQYPEISVKYVFYDCECRQEDGIHVPNYIYAKAFEGEPVEPVKAYQEKQKDWEKWGPQGDYWEFKGDKCLNEFVLHFTSDNKFMGCTFLAHNSRSYDGILILRELINDGLDVELLTQGGKLLCITVTKNDIKFIDSLCHLPMALAKLPKAMGFQGCKGYFPHFFNKKENESYVGNMPDPQDYGVDAMKPADREEFMKWYEENKSKTFDMQKELAYYCQKDVDILMQACTKYRHELVEMTWDVVDKRMGRKNARVLVGIDPFQYPTLASVCLRMYRYKYLKDEEIAIPAPDNYHHQCKRFSTMSIQWLEYIAHRENIHIQHALKGGAFKVDITQELQEASGGVKAYYLDGYSVNGGKKCAFEFNGCFYHGCVTCYSAHKQHPMLSETYGFLYNASERKADDLKRMGFEVGCIWEHEWRDMVKGDQKVVDFLKQQGFPEPLEPRDALFGGRTGCVSLYYEAKEGEQIHYSDFTSLYPFIMRNRQFPIGHPKVIYDDFRPLSEYFGIAKVKVYPPRHLFFPVLPVKVNGKLMFPLCSLCADSQQLEQCRHNDEERALVGTWCTVELNVAVAKGYRVAQI; encoded by the exons AAGAACCTGAACCAGCCCCCACACGTCTAAGCAGattgaagagaaaagcaaaga ATGTAGTATCCCATGAACAGCATCAACCTGGACACATGGCGCCCAGGGACTCCAACGTGGAGGTGCAGCCAGCCTACAAAAAACCCAGAAAGGCTATCCTGGAACCTG aacatgaaCCGGGGGTCCGTGATGTCCAAGAGTTGAACTTCCAAGATAACGAGTTCTTGGCCAGTATGGCACGTGTTACAGAACACATAGAGACATTGATAAGAACTAGGGCTGTGGCTTTTGAACGCAAGGCCGAAGCTGAGCAACACCTTGAACAAGCAAAACGCATCATACGTAAACAAATGGCCGTGATTAGTGATACTTCACAACAGCTACAATGTCTAAAGACACGTGCAAACCCTGTGTGTGATTTcgtagacagaaataaaaaagatcaaccataccctgtctgcatacaggtggggggagggtccgCATCTAGCCACCAGCCAGGAGGGTATAGGAATGCTTCTGATTCTTCAGACGAATTTGAACCATCCGAGGAGTCACCTAGTGGCCCCGGTCCTCAGAATGCTTTTACTGAACAGTGTGAAACCCAGAATGGGTCCTCTCTAGGTGAGGCTTCTGATGTTGGCCCGaatgccacccccaaagagcgggctacccacagcggagcttctcgaggaggcttggcgttcgatgttggacctgcagctggttcccaacagttctcttctgaagaagcagcaggcatttcTGAAGAAACCCCACCTGTGGATCTTCAGTTTATACAGCGTTATAATAGGAGCTATGCACGCTTTAATGGAACTGAAATGTATTACGAAttcaagtttgtgaatttggacagAGTACACTCCTTTTGTGATGCGCTATCTGGGATGCATTCTGCTATTCAAAGGGTTTGGGATAATATAAACAATcatatagaaccaggggactttGTACAGCTCAGATTGCGAGCGCCAGGGATTTCAAACCCCCTTTACTCAGCAAGGAGACAGGCAGGCCATCTGAACGCTGAGGCATTCCTAAGCGTTATatctaacctgcttcaaagttatgCACAAATTTTAGCTGATGGTGTATTAACACTGGCTGCGATTGTCATCACACCCCCACGAGGAGCCGGTCGcaggcatataaaatcaataccctatagcagcattatacagaaaaagagGCTGCATCTGATAGATGTCCCCATGCCTAACACAGCCCTCTGTTTtgcagcgagtctcatggctgttcTAGATTTGAGAGCCACCGCTACACAGATAAAAAAGGGAGCAAAAAAGTTGTACCAGGATCTTGGGTGGAGTGAGCAAAAACAAGTGTCTTATGCAGACGTGGAAACCGTAGAGACACATATGAaggtcaatattgttgttgtgcaATGGGGAACTTCTGGATGGAGTATTTTAAAAACTCCTGAACAGAAGTACCTCAAaacctgttttctgttacttcataAGGATCATTATTATGGGGTTAAGAACATCAAAGGGTTTTTTGGGaccagaaatttttgttatgtctGCTACACGccctacagacacacacacgactgTTTGATGAGGTGCCACCGCTGTTTAGAGGCTGGCTGTGTAAAACACGTGGGGCGTGTAATCAGatgccccaaatgcaagatgcAGTGTAGATCACATGAGTGTCTAGGAAAGCATATGAAGCTCGCCGCCATGGGGCGGGTAGAATGCATCCCGCATGACCTATGTGAAAAGTGCTTCCGCTATGTCGAGGCGGGTCATGAAACTGAACGCATCTGTAGGGGAAAGCAGTGCCGTGTCTGTTATGAGTACCTTTCCCCCGGGGTAGAACACGCGTGTTACATTCCACGTCTACAGTACCCCGAGATAtcagtaaaatatgtgttttatgactgcgaatgcaggcaggaggatgggatCCACGTCCCAAACTATATTTATGCCAAGGCCTTTGAAGGGGAGCCTGTGGAGCCTGTTAAAGCatatcaagagaaacagaaagattgggagaagtgggggccccaaggggatTATTGGGAATTTAAGGGAGATAAATGTCTGAATGAGTTTGTATTACATTTTACATCAGATAATAAGTTTATGGGGTGCACTTTTCTGGCTCACAACTCGCGGAGCTACGATGGCATTTTGATACTGAGAGAGCTAATCAATGACGGCCTCGATGTAGAGCTGCTCACACAGGGGGGGAAACTGCTGTGTATAACAGTTACAAAAAATGACATAAAATTTATAGATTCCCTATGCCACCTACCCATGGCTCTAGCAAAACTCCCCAAAGCTATGGGTTTTCAGGGCTGCAAGGGctatttcccacatttctttaataaaaaagaaaatgagagttaTGTTGGGAATATGCCAGACCCCCAGGACTACGGTGTGGATGCTATGAAgcctgcagatagggaagaattcatgaagtggtatgaggaaaacaaatcaaaaacgTTTGATATGCAGAAGGAATTGGCCTATTACTGTCAGAAAGATGTAGACATCCTgatgcaggcctgtacaaaatatagacatgaatTGGTTGAGATGACATGGGATGTCGTTGATAAACGTATGGGGAGGAAAAATGCCAGGGTGCTGGTGGGTATCGACCCCTTCCAATACCCTACACTTGCTAGTGTGTGCTTAAGAATGTACCGCTACAAGTATCTGAAAGATGAAGAGATCGCCATACCGGCCCCAGATAACTACCATCATCAGTGCAAAAGATTCTCAACTATGTCCATTCAATGGTTGGAATACATAGcccacagggaaaacatacatattcaACACGCTTTGAAAGGGGGTGCGTTTAAGGTTGATATTACTCAGGAGCTTCAGGAGGCGTCGGGGGGTGTTAAGGCATACTATTTAGATGGTTAttctgtgaatgggggaaagaaatgcgCTTTTGAATTTAATGGCTGCTTTTATCACGGGTGTGTAACCTGTTATTCAGCACACAAACAGCACCCCATGTTGTCGGAAACCTATGGTTTTCTCTACAATGCTAGTGAGAGGAAAGCAGATGACTTAAAACGCATGGGGTTTGAAGTCGGTTGTATATGGGAGCATGAGTGGCGTGACATGGTCAAGGGGGATCAGAAGGTGGTagattttctgaagcagcagggatttccagaaccTCTGGAACCTAGAGATGCGTTGTTTGGGGGCAGGACAGGCTGTGTGAGTCTGTATTATGAGGCgaaggagggagaacagattcaCTACTCAGATTTTACCTCTCTCTATCCTTTTATCATGCGAAATCGCCAGTTTCCCATAGGACACCCTAAAGTAATTTATGACGATTTTAGACCACTCTCTGAATATTTTGGAATTGCCAAGGTGAAGGTATACCCACCGCGCCATCTCTTTTTCCCTGTCCTCCCTGTCAAAGTGAACGGGAAGCTCATGTTTCCGCTGTGCAGTCTCTGTGCAGACTCACAGCAGCT